In Leopardus geoffroyi isolate Oge1 chromosome D1, O.geoffroyi_Oge1_pat1.0, whole genome shotgun sequence, the genomic stretch TGTCCTTATAAACACCTGCCCAAATTCCAACCTCAAATACACAGCCCTCATTTTTACTCCCGCCCCCTCATCCCCAACACATCAAACCCCGGCTGACTCACCCCTCCTAGTTTCctaattaacaacaaaaacaactcttTTTTTGGTAAACTTTCCTTTCTGGTATCTCCTCTCCCTGGGCACCTCTCCTCCAGTTCTGTTGCTAAATCTAGGGTGTCAGGGAAGAGGTCCAGCCTGTGGGTATGATTAGGCCAAATTCATAGAGGGTACTGAGAACCCTGTGCCAGGCAGGCTGCATGGGGAGGAAAAGGTGTTGGACAGGACATTCCCAAAGGTGCCAGACGGGGTGTATTTACCCTTTCCTCTTCCCCCCACTTCACCCATCCCCAATTTCAAGTTCCCAGAAGGATCTACGAGGACATTTGTTGTCCCTGAGTGAATGTGTACATGGGGAACGGGGGCTTAAGATTTGGAAGTCCCATGAAAAGGGTCCATCATAAAAAAGCCATTCAAAATCTCGAACAGCAGAAGCAAGGGAGACAGCCCACCTCAGGAGCCTGAAATTCATGCACACTATCCTGTGATAAGGTTGGCGAACAATGCAGGTGCAGAGGAAGGGTCTGTAACCCAGGCTGACACCCAGGCATGACAGACAGCAGTCATCTAAGGCAGGCCTAGCTAAAGCCAGAACCCTCTGACAGACCTGGACTGGGGGGGGGTCCATGAGACAGAGCATTGAGGGACTTGAATGAGTGATGGGTGCGAGGCCACTGCTTTCAGACACAGCCCAAATAAGAGTCACACCAGACAAATATGCATCCACTATACACCTCTATTTCATTTGAATCAGAAGTCTAGGCTTCAGCCTGGGAGTCAGAAGTGAGGGGCCCCAGATGGAGACGACACAGAGTAGGCTTCCCTGTGGGTTAAAGAAGCCCACAGAGTCTGGAGGGTTTGGTCAGCTGTTTCCATGTAGAGCTATATAAGGAAATACAGGCTCTGCTCCCTCTCATCACAGCCCCCAGCACCTGTACCCACCGGCATCAGAGCCAGCAGGGGTATAGACACACCTTCATATGCTCTTACatattttcctcccttttccctttccattCCCCAACAGAAGCTGTCATGGTAGCCCTGGCGAGAAAAAAGCTCCTCTCTGTAGACCAGCTGTAGCAGCAGCCACCAGGCGGCCAGAAGTGATCGGAGTCAAGTCCCAGGAAGAAGAGGCACAGGCTTCCGGCACCATGGCAACAGGCTTGCACAAAATTACCTGCACACAGaatgcctctctccctccccactcccaccatcCTGGAATGGAGCAGCTTATGAGGATTCCCAAATGAACACGGGAAGCTGGGTTTGCAAAGCCTGGTGAGTATAATGCATCCGGATGGGGGAATCGCCAAGAGGCTGAATATTCCAGGAACAACAGTCCCTTTGGTGGCCACGCCTATCCTGTGCAGGGCCCTCCACCCTCTGCCCAACAGGCCACTGTCAAGGACTGAGCCACACCCGGTGGGGGCTCAGATCCTGAGCTCGGACAAGCAGCCTGGAAGTGGGCCTGGACAAGTAGACAATCAGGGCTCCTCTTGATGGCCGAGACCATGGTCGTGAAGGCTGTAGTTGATGTCTTCCCACAGGTCTTCGAGACGGGCCTGCAGCTTGCTCAGGGCCTTGCCACTGTCCGCTTGGAGAAACTCTGGGGCGAAGGCACTGTGACCTGGAGGGGGCGGCGCCAGCTGCAGCTGGACCTCCTCGGTCTCCCGATCAATGGCACGGGTGAAGTCGGCGATCTGCAGGAAGGTGTCGTGGCGGAAGGCCTGGAGTCGCTGACGCACCTCCTGGGACAGCACCTGGGGGTCCCGGCTGGTCCCTTCAACCGCGCCATCAGCGCGGGCGCCGGCAAAGGCGCTGAGCTCTTCCCGCAGCTGGTCCAGGTTCTGCTGGATGCGCGCGTGCAGCGCCTTGGCCTTGAGCGTGAGTTTGCGCGAGAGCGTCTGCACGCAGCGGCTGAGGCGCGCGGGACTGGCGACGGCGTGCGGGGCCACGCTGCGGTGCAGCTCCTGCACGTGGCGCCCGATGCCGCTCACCAGGCGCTGGGCATAGGGGTGGAAGAGCGCCTGGACGCGGCCCGTGTGGTGCGCCACGAGGTTCTGCAGCTCCCGCAGCAGGCCCCGCGCCTCGTCCACGCCGCCCAGCAGCTGGGCCTTGGTGCCCTCTCCGACCACGCGCAACTGTTCCTGCAGCTCCTGTACGCGCAGCGCCACCTGTTCCATCAGCTCCGCGGTGTAGGGCTTCAGCTGCCGCCGCAAGCTCTCCAGGTTCCAGCCCACTTGCTCGTGCGCCTCTGCCATGTAGGGCTCCAGGCGCGCCCTCACCTCCACCAGCTCCTCCTGCAGCTGCCGCCGCATGTCCTCCGGGTCCTGGGGGAGCGCAGGAGGCTCCCCCGCCTGCCCACTGAGAGGGCCCAGCTTTTCCAGGAACTTGTCTATATTGCTGAGGTCTTGCTCAAGGCTGTCTTTCAGGCtcctggggaaggggacagacaCGCAAGTCGTCAGACTTCTAGCCCCATCATCGCCTTTGCTGCGGACACATCACTCACTGATCATCTGCGGAAACCGAGGATGCAGGGCGGTGGCTCTAGTCCCAGCTGCAGGCCAACCACACAACCCCTCGCACGAAAGTACGAACACACACGGCACGTGCACATCCAGACCAAAACTGCGCCCGGAAACACAGAGGCACCCGGACTCTCGCGTATTCCTTTCATTCTGggaacacggggggggggggggggggggggggctctttgCAGCTCCCAGGTCCCACCCCTCAGAGGACAGGGGCAGCAGCCATCAGTGAGAGCAAGGCAGACGTGGGGGCGCTGCTGCTGGCAGAGGGGGCTGCACAACCCAGCAAGTCTGGACGGGATAAAACTAGCACAATTCGGTTCCTCTGTGCCAGTGAGGACTAAGGAGGTTGAGGAATCAGAGGCGGCACACCACAGCTCAGCTGTCTCCTCCCTGCACCCACACCCCTTGTCCTAGCCACTCACGTGGGTTCCCATGCCAGCTTCTGCCGCTGGACCTGCTCGGCCTTGCCTTTGTCCCCGCTGCTCTGGCTGAAGTAGTCCCAGAAGCCTTTCTGTGTCTGGGCACTTGCAAGCGCTGTGAACAGGGATGTGGTAGTTAGGGGgctgtgtttccttccccagggtGGATGGGGGACCATCAGTCCAGCCTCCACCCACCGCTCTAAGCCGAAGTCAGGCCGAGACCCACCTGGGAGCAGAGCCAAAGCCCAGGTCACAAGTGCAGTCATGCTGGCCATTATCTACTCAGAAGGAGGATGAAAGGAGGCCTGGTTAGGGTGAAGAAGCCAAGGAAGGGACATCTCCCAGATTTGCACCAGGGGACCCTGCTCCAGGGGCAACCTGCCCCATCTGTTAACCCTTCCCTGGCGTGTGTGGAGCACAAGGCTGTTGGGGCTGACGAGGGCTGATCTAGGTGAGCATGGctgggagagaaaaggggggtTCGGGGAGGAGGACTTCTTTATCACCTGGGCCACACAGCATGGGGTGTGGAGCTCTAACTGCTTTGtaaagccccacccccaccccccaagcccccAGGAGCATCCATTTCTGCCACCGCCCACCCCCTTGCTCAcccaccttcctgcctcccaccGTATGGTACACCTTATGGAGTACCCCACGGGGGAAGAAGCAATCCTGCCAGAGTGCTCCGAGAGGATGCCCTTGGTCCTTACTTTCTGCCCCCAGCTCTCTGCTGAGACCCCTGCAGTCCCCTCCCTTGGGACTCTGACCCACATCCCTC encodes the following:
- the APOA5 gene encoding apolipoprotein A-V isoform X1; its protein translation is MASMTALVTWALALLPALASAQTQKGFWDYFSQSSGDKGKAEQVQRQKLAWEPTSLKDSLEQDLSNIDKFLEKLGPLSGQAGEPPALPQDPEDMRRQLQEELVEVRARLEPYMAEAHEQVGWNLESLRRQLKPYTAELMEQVALRVQELQEQLRVVGEGTKAQLLGGVDEARGLLRELQNLVAHHTGRVQALFHPYAQRLVSGIGRHVQELHRSVAPHAVASPARLSRCVQTLSRKLTLKAKALHARIQQNLDQLREELSAFAGARADGAVEGTSRDPQVLSQEVRQRLQAFRHDTFLQIADFTRAIDRETEEVQLQLAPPPPGHSAFAPEFLQADSGKALSKLQARLEDLWEDINYSLHDHGLGHQEEP
- the APOA5 gene encoding apolipoprotein A-V isoform X2 → MRLLRALASAQTQKGFWDYFSQSSGDKGKAEQVQRQKLAWEPTSLKDSLEQDLSNIDKFLEKLGPLSGQAGEPPALPQDPEDMRRQLQEELVEVRARLEPYMAEAHEQVGWNLESLRRQLKPYTAELMEQVALRVQELQEQLRVVGEGTKAQLLGGVDEARGLLRELQNLVAHHTGRVQALFHPYAQRLVSGIGRHVQELHRSVAPHAVASPARLSRCVQTLSRKLTLKAKALHARIQQNLDQLREELSAFAGARADGAVEGTSRDPQVLSQEVRQRLQAFRHDTFLQIADFTRAIDRETEEVQLQLAPPPPGHSAFAPEFLQADSGKALSKLQARLEDLWEDINYSLHDHGLGHQEEP